Proteins encoded together in one Pseudomonas sp. Seg1 window:
- a CDS encoding helix-turn-helix transcriptional regulator encodes MGQREYGSILYFEKLNVKEELAVTLRAIRQMKGLGYEALAGTISQSNLSLLEQGKIQATLPTLVKIAETLDINLLTLLALCLAIRDKEAPEHLIKNAQKELQGFIESGGLKIMEDQIQDGALKKRSRGTRADAQRVSAVVELKKQGLTQAEAARALGLPTSTVQRYWQKE; translated from the coding sequence GTGGGTCAACGCGAGTATGGCTCTATCCTTTATTTTGAGAAATTGAACGTGAAGGAAGAGCTAGCCGTCACGCTGCGCGCCATCCGGCAAATGAAAGGATTGGGTTATGAGGCCCTGGCGGGAACCATCAGCCAGAGCAACCTTAGCTTGCTCGAACAAGGGAAAATCCAGGCGACGCTACCGACCCTCGTCAAGATCGCCGAAACGCTCGATATCAACCTTCTGACTCTGTTGGCGTTGTGCTTGGCGATCCGTGACAAAGAGGCTCCTGAACATTTGATAAAAAATGCGCAGAAAGAGCTTCAAGGCTTCATCGAATCTGGTGGCCTTAAAATCATGGAGGATCAGATTCAAGACGGCGCATTGAAAAAACGATCTCGAGGAACTCGAGCGGATGCTCAGAGGGTTAGTGCCGTTGTTGAACTGAAAAAGCAGGGTTTGACACAAGCCGAAGCTGCGCGCGCACTAGGTTTGCCCACATCGACTGTTCAACGGTACTGGCAAAAGGAGTAA
- a CDS encoding Mu transposase C-terminal domain-containing protein, translating to MEEISQSVMLHEKTVLDSQSLDSEITRHELANKRYTVIQDFNSGALEFQQALEILSISRSQFYKLLKRSRGSLSYRAIVGDRSGRKFGANAIQNDVERLIEDMFLKHYPQARTYGAVWRACQTEGDSRQILRPSYHTVKRWIKKQPSELLYKMKHGKEAAVQRFELRPGYKVTNRPLEWVQIDHTVVDMLLVDEDDRTKIIGRPYISLAICIHTRVILGFYLSFLPPSAVTVAMLLENCALPKDEMLERWGLPTYLWPMHGLPETIHTDNAKEFTSDVFVLNAKGFGITVEHRMIGKKHQGGHIESLIGKQMIHLIHQLPGSTGSNTVQRKSLRSEKTASITLTRLRQMMVYAIHAYHETKHSALGKSPSQAWNKHYEKHPAYRLLPVVQHEHFKYTFYPEVSGKEITPDGIGMFRRQYFSSALKSKVRQKVLVKYDPYDMSYVMVKFDGKWEKIPCVRNKFNRSSDLEIYRWQRQQKGDRDGTMSTSGAQSAGKFHQAAEEESKLTRQEKQRKKREKGMEDYRTQNAKSGSVAANSDNATESKKLHTSINPKTKPKLGKVAREVTSNVFDVIAFLQRKEQVARDDEFPVIYDSAPIRW from the coding sequence AATATCCCAAAGCGTAATGCTGCATGAAAAAACTGTTCTGGACTCACAAAGCCTAGACTCAGAGATAACACGACATGAGCTGGCGAACAAGCGTTACACGGTCATTCAAGATTTCAATTCGGGCGCATTAGAATTCCAGCAGGCTCTAGAAATCCTATCGATCAGCCGGTCACAATTCTACAAGTTGCTCAAACGGTCGAGAGGGTCTCTGAGCTACCGCGCCATCGTAGGCGATCGTAGCGGAAGAAAGTTCGGCGCAAATGCGATTCAGAATGACGTGGAGCGGCTCATCGAGGACATGTTCCTTAAGCACTACCCTCAGGCGAGAACCTATGGGGCGGTCTGGAGAGCTTGTCAGACCGAGGGTGACAGCCGTCAAATTCTGAGACCGAGCTATCACACGGTCAAACGATGGATTAAAAAGCAACCGTCAGAACTTCTCTACAAGATGAAACACGGGAAGGAAGCAGCGGTTCAGCGTTTTGAACTTCGTCCAGGCTACAAAGTAACGAACCGCCCTTTGGAGTGGGTGCAGATTGACCACACGGTTGTGGATATGCTGTTAGTCGATGAGGACGATAGGACAAAAATTATCGGTCGTCCCTACATCAGTTTGGCAATCTGTATTCATACTAGAGTAATTCTCGGGTTCTACCTGTCCTTCCTCCCTCCCAGCGCAGTGACAGTCGCTATGTTATTGGAGAACTGCGCCCTGCCGAAGGACGAGATGCTGGAAAGGTGGGGATTACCGACGTATTTGTGGCCTATGCACGGTTTGCCGGAGACGATCCATACCGACAACGCGAAGGAATTCACGTCGGACGTTTTCGTTCTTAATGCAAAAGGCTTCGGTATCACGGTTGAGCATCGGATGATTGGAAAGAAGCATCAGGGTGGGCACATTGAAAGCCTGATTGGCAAACAGATGATCCATTTGATCCACCAACTACCTGGTAGTACTGGTTCGAACACAGTTCAACGCAAGTCACTTCGCAGTGAGAAGACCGCCAGCATTACCCTAACAAGGCTGCGTCAGATGATGGTATATGCCATACATGCTTATCATGAGACGAAGCACTCAGCGTTAGGTAAAAGTCCTAGCCAAGCTTGGAACAAGCATTATGAAAAGCATCCAGCTTATCGGCTCCTGCCAGTGGTTCAGCATGAGCACTTCAAGTACACCTTTTATCCTGAAGTCTCAGGTAAGGAAATCACCCCTGACGGGATAGGTATGTTTCGTAGGCAATACTTCTCATCAGCCTTGAAGAGTAAGGTTCGACAGAAGGTTCTAGTAAAATATGACCCTTATGATATGAGCTATGTAATGGTTAAGTTTGACGGTAAATGGGAAAAGATTCCGTGTGTAAGGAACAAATTTAACAGAAGCAGCGACCTAGAGATTTATCGTTGGCAGCGTCAACAAAAAGGAGACCGGGACGGAACCATGAGCACTTCAGGGGCGCAGTCGGCTGGGAAATTTCACCAAGCTGCTGAAGAGGAATCAAAGCTTACGCGCCAGGAGAAACAGAGGAAGAAACGCGAGAAAGGTATGGAGGACTACAGAACACAGAACGCTAAATCTGGCTCTGTTGCAGCCAATTCAGACAACGCAACTGAATCGAAAAAACTCCATACGTCCATTAATCCCAAGACGAAGCCTAAGCTGGGCAAGGTCGCTAGGGAAGTTACATCGAATGTTTTTGATGTCATTGCATTCTTGCAGCGTAAGGAGCAGGTTGCTCGCGACGACGAGTTTCCGGTTATCTACGACAGCGCCCCTATTCGATGGTGA
- a CDS encoding TniB family NTP-binding protein, whose translation MSENLYPHVHQAAQHHFELSDENRMISCSDDFWVPHPAAERVISQIHFSMKMKNRIVAPCMIVAAAGGAGKSAMVNQLKERNLYADDKLIFVTMHQNPNNYSLRDLILVAMGLGVGKLARQGGNLTPQLQSRIKSQNIRGIVIDEVHDALTLTAAQQSVNLSLLKNLSSDIYGLSVFAFGVEDAADVLRRDQQLERRYAVKHLASWENGAEFRSFVASYIHRLPLKKATNLKDQILYLKILDKSLGLTDNIVKILQSAAMAAVIDGSEHITHSHIDNIESIMEDFSFALRAEDADATA comes from the coding sequence GTGAGCGAAAATCTTTATCCGCATGTGCATCAGGCTGCTCAGCACCATTTTGAGCTTTCCGATGAAAATAGAATGATCTCGTGCTCTGACGATTTCTGGGTGCCGCATCCTGCAGCAGAACGAGTTATCAGTCAGATTCATTTCTCTATGAAAATGAAAAACAGGATTGTAGCGCCTTGCATGATCGTTGCAGCAGCAGGCGGCGCGGGCAAGTCTGCAATGGTGAACCAACTCAAGGAGCGTAATCTGTACGCTGATGACAAGTTGATATTTGTGACCATGCATCAGAATCCAAATAACTATAGTTTGCGCGACCTGATTCTTGTTGCGATGGGCCTTGGAGTCGGTAAGCTTGCGCGTCAAGGCGGAAATCTTACCCCACAACTTCAAAGTAGAATCAAATCGCAGAATATCAGAGGCATTGTCATCGATGAGGTGCACGACGCATTGACGTTGACGGCTGCACAGCAAAGCGTGAATTTGTCACTTTTGAAGAATCTTTCTAGTGATATTTATGGGCTTTCGGTCTTCGCATTTGGTGTAGAAGATGCTGCAGATGTTCTTCGCCGAGATCAGCAATTGGAGCGTCGCTACGCGGTAAAACATTTGGCCAGTTGGGAGAACGGCGCTGAGTTTAGAAGTTTTGTCGCAAGCTACATCCATCGGTTGCCTTTGAAGAAAGCGACCAATTTGAAAGACCAGATCCTGTATTTGAAGATTTTGGACAAAAGCTTGGGTTTAACTGACAACATTGTGAAAATCCTGCAGAGTGCCGCGATGGCAGCAGTCATTGACGGCAGCGAGCACATTACGCATTCCCATATCGATAACATCGAATCAATCATGGAAGACTTCAGCTTCGCCCTGCGAGCCGAAGATGCCGATGCTACAGCATAA